The following are encoded together in the Nocardioides sp. Arc9.136 genome:
- the lhgO gene encoding L-2-hydroxyglutarate oxidase: MTQRYDVVMVGAGIVGLATARELHERAPRLRIAVLDKEEAPGRHQSGHNSGVLHAGVYYRPGSLKARLCVEGKARMERFAQENDIAFETCGKLIVALDDSELGRLDDLLERGRANGVPGLRMVGPEGIREIEPHAAGVRAIHVPGTGIIDFGRVVEVLADQLRADGVDVLLGHEVRAIDDDAGGQRVTTSRGVLETRYVVSCAGLHADRVARLSAAAPAADPGLQIVPFRGDYYTLSPDARHLCRGLIYPVPDPSLPFLGVHFTKRVDGAVWAGPNAVLATAREGYSRTDFVARDAVETLRHPGFRRLARTYWRTGAAEVWRDMSKRAFLAELRRYVPEVRSDQLTFGPSGVRAQAVDPDGSMVDDFRLSVQPSSLHVLNAPSPAATASLAIAGRLADEAMKEFSLTA; the protein is encoded by the coding sequence GTGACCCAGCGCTACGACGTCGTCATGGTGGGAGCCGGCATCGTCGGCCTCGCCACCGCCCGCGAGCTGCACGAGCGGGCGCCCCGCCTGCGCATCGCCGTGCTCGACAAGGAGGAGGCCCCCGGTCGCCACCAGAGCGGCCACAACAGCGGGGTGCTCCACGCGGGCGTCTACTACCGGCCCGGATCGCTCAAGGCGCGGCTGTGCGTCGAGGGCAAGGCCCGGATGGAGCGGTTCGCCCAGGAGAACGACATCGCGTTCGAGACCTGCGGGAAGCTGATCGTGGCCCTCGACGACAGCGAGCTCGGCCGGCTCGACGACCTGCTCGAGCGGGGTCGCGCCAACGGCGTGCCCGGGCTGCGCATGGTGGGTCCCGAGGGCATCCGCGAGATCGAGCCCCACGCGGCCGGGGTCCGGGCGATCCACGTCCCGGGCACGGGGATCATCGACTTCGGCCGGGTCGTCGAGGTGCTCGCCGACCAGCTGCGCGCGGACGGTGTCGACGTCCTGCTCGGCCACGAGGTCCGGGCGATCGACGACGACGCCGGCGGGCAGCGGGTCACCACCTCGCGCGGCGTGCTGGAGACGCGGTACGTCGTCAGCTGCGCCGGCCTGCACGCCGACCGGGTCGCGCGCCTGTCGGCAGCGGCGCCCGCCGCGGACCCGGGCCTGCAGATCGTGCCGTTCCGAGGCGACTACTACACGCTGTCGCCCGACGCCCGGCACCTGTGCCGGGGCCTGATCTACCCAGTGCCCGACCCCTCGCTGCCGTTCCTGGGGGTGCACTTCACCAAGCGCGTCGACGGCGCGGTGTGGGCCGGGCCCAACGCCGTCCTCGCCACCGCCCGGGAGGGGTACTCCCGCACCGACTTCGTCGCCCGCGACGCGGTCGAGACCCTGCGCCACCCCGGCTTCCGGCGGCTGGCGCGCACGTACTGGCGCACGGGAGCCGCCGAGGTCTGGCGCGACATGTCGAAGCGGGCCTTCCTCGCCGAGCTGCGCCGCTACGTGCCCGAGGTCCGCTCGGACCAGCTGACGTTCGGCCCCTCCGGGGTCCGGGCGCAGGCGGTGGACCCGGACGGCAGCATGGTCGACGACTTCCGGCTCTCGGTGCAGCCCTCCTCGCTCCACGTCCTGAACGCGCCCTCGCCCGCGGCGACCGCGTCACTGGCCATCGCCGGCCGGCTCGCCGACGAGGCGATGAAGGAGTTCAGCCTGACCGCCTGA
- the rfbC gene encoding dTDP-4-dehydrorhamnose 3,5-epimerase: protein MKIVPTRLPGPVLVEIEPRADERGFFARTFCKEEFEAAGLEPAVDQCNLSFNHRRGTLRGMHLQVAPHPEAKLVRCTRGAIVDTVVDLREGSPTWLQHVQVTLTAEDRHAFYVPPYFAHGYQTLVDDTEVVYQVSGTYTPEAERGLRHDDPALGIEWPVEVGCISAKDASWPLLADAEASLRSGALAEGARA, encoded by the coding sequence ATGAAGATCGTCCCCACCCGGCTTCCCGGACCGGTCCTCGTCGAGATCGAGCCCCGGGCCGACGAGCGCGGCTTCTTCGCGCGCACGTTCTGCAAGGAGGAGTTCGAGGCGGCCGGGCTCGAGCCGGCCGTCGACCAGTGCAACCTGTCGTTCAACCACCGCCGGGGCACCCTGCGCGGCATGCACCTGCAGGTGGCGCCGCACCCCGAGGCCAAGCTGGTCCGCTGCACGCGGGGTGCCATCGTCGACACCGTGGTCGACCTGCGCGAGGGGTCGCCGACCTGGCTGCAGCACGTCCAGGTGACCCTGACCGCCGAGGACCGGCACGCGTTCTACGTGCCGCCGTACTTCGCCCACGGCTACCAGACCCTCGTCGACGACACCGAGGTCGTCTACCAGGTCAGCGGGACCTACACGCCCGAGGCGGAGCGCGGGCTGCGCCACGACGACCCGGCGCTCGGCATCGAGTGGCCGGTCGAGGTCGGCTGCATCAGCGCCAAGGACGCGAGCTGGCCGCTGCTGGCCGACGCCGAGGCGTCGCTGCGGTCCGGTGCGCTGGCCGAGGGGGCACGGGCATGA
- a CDS encoding penicillin-binding protein 2: MTMNKPIRTISIFCLLLFLALMVNATYLQYQAAGDLNDDPRNRRVIDAAFSRERGAILVGRDSVAVSERSGDRFEFQRTYPQPFKYAPLTGYFSYQYGASGIERSENDVLSGEDSRLFVTKLVDLVSNDNSEGGNVQLTIDPAAQDAAYEGLTRLGAGTRGSVVALQPSSGKVLAMVSLPTYDPNNLASHDFSEVTDAWDRLQEDPAQPLLNRAIQTTLPPGSTFKVVTAAAAIDAGLYTADDLVPGGATYQLPLTSGETGLIDNEGRPCGTSRIPFTQAMEQSCNTSFAAIAGEVGAEKMRETAEGFGFNSDYLQDLRPQAESVYPEDPNAAELGQTGIGQFDVRATPLQMAMVVAGIANGGVVMRPYVVDEVQSADYEVLDKTEPSELSRAVKPQTADEVTELMVATVEQGTASPAQIQGVEVAGKTGTAQSGDPDRPPYAWFVSFAPDEDVAVAVVIENADISRSEIAGGALGGPIAKAVMEAVIRQ; the protein is encoded by the coding sequence ATGACGATGAACAAGCCGATCCGCACCATCTCGATCTTCTGCCTGCTGCTCTTCCTGGCGCTGATGGTCAACGCGACCTACCTGCAGTACCAAGCGGCCGGCGACCTCAACGACGACCCGCGCAACCGGCGGGTGATCGACGCGGCGTTCTCCCGCGAGCGGGGCGCGATCCTCGTCGGCCGAGACTCGGTGGCGGTCAGCGAGCGCTCGGGCGACCGGTTCGAGTTCCAGCGGACCTACCCCCAGCCGTTCAAGTACGCCCCGCTGACCGGCTACTTCTCCTACCAGTACGGCGCCAGCGGCATCGAGCGCTCGGAGAACGACGTGCTCTCCGGGGAGGACTCCCGGCTGTTCGTGACCAAGCTGGTCGACCTGGTCAGCAACGACAACAGCGAGGGCGGGAACGTCCAGCTGACGATCGACCCGGCCGCCCAGGACGCGGCGTACGAGGGCCTGACCAGGCTGGGGGCCGGCACCCGCGGCTCGGTCGTCGCCCTGCAGCCGAGCAGCGGCAAGGTGCTCGCGATGGTCTCGCTGCCGACCTACGACCCCAACAACCTCGCCTCCCACGACTTCAGCGAGGTCACCGACGCCTGGGACCGGCTCCAGGAGGACCCCGCCCAGCCGCTGCTGAACCGGGCGATCCAGACCACGCTGCCTCCCGGCTCGACGTTCAAGGTGGTCACCGCGGCCGCGGCGATCGACGCGGGGCTCTACACCGCCGACGACCTGGTGCCGGGCGGCGCGACGTACCAGCTGCCGCTGACGAGCGGCGAGACCGGCCTGATCGACAACGAGGGCCGCCCCTGCGGCACGAGCCGGATCCCGTTCACCCAGGCGATGGAGCAGTCCTGCAACACCAGCTTCGCCGCGATCGCCGGTGAGGTCGGTGCGGAGAAGATGCGGGAGACCGCCGAGGGCTTCGGCTTCAACAGCGACTACCTCCAGGACCTGCGCCCGCAGGCCGAGTCGGTCTACCCCGAGGACCCGAACGCCGCGGAGCTCGGCCAGACCGGCATCGGTCAGTTCGACGTCCGGGCGACCCCGCTGCAGATGGCGATGGTCGTCGCCGGCATCGCCAACGGCGGCGTCGTGATGCGGCCCTACGTCGTCGACGAGGTGCAGTCGGCCGACTACGAGGTCCTCGACAAGACCGAGCCCAGCGAGCTGTCCCGGGCCGTCAAGCCGCAGACCGCCGACGAGGTCACCGAGCTGATGGTGGCCACGGTCGAGCAGGGCACCGCCTCCCCGGCGCAGATCCAGGGCGTCGAGGTCGCCGGCAAGACCGGCACCGCGCAGAGCGGCGACCCCGACCGGCCGCCGTACGCCTGGTTCGTGTCCTTCGCCCCCGACGAGGACGTCGCGGTCGCGGTGGTCATCGAGAACGCCGACATCTCCCGCTCCGAGATCGCCGGCGGCGCGCTCGGCGGCCCGATCGCCAAGGCCGTCATGGAGGCGGTGATCCGCCAGTGA
- a CDS encoding DUF3662 and FHA domain-containing protein gives MGGLSKLEQRLEQMISGAFAKAFRSAVQPVEISAALQREVDNNAQILSRDRRLVPNDFHVELSAPDLDRLAPYDTAMAGELAEQLQEHADSQGYVFPGPIAIEFVPAEDLTTGRFRIRSRAQARVTGSATHTQVRRARALLEVNGTTQPLHPPGVVVGRGTEADVRINDPGVSRRHVEFGVTTERRAGDETVRVEVRDLGSTNGMLVDGQKMARAALHDGAEVRIGNTTMTVRIVEEDGWDV, from the coding sequence GTGGGCGGACTCTCCAAGCTCGAGCAGCGGTTGGAGCAGATGATCTCAGGAGCCTTCGCGAAGGCGTTCCGCTCGGCCGTCCAGCCGGTCGAGATCTCGGCTGCGCTGCAGCGCGAGGTCGACAACAACGCGCAGATCCTGTCGCGCGACCGCCGGCTGGTGCCCAACGACTTCCACGTGGAGCTCTCCGCTCCCGACCTGGACCGGCTCGCGCCGTACGACACCGCGATGGCCGGCGAGCTCGCCGAGCAGCTGCAGGAGCACGCCGACAGCCAGGGCTACGTCTTCCCCGGGCCGATCGCGATCGAGTTCGTGCCCGCCGAGGACCTCACGACCGGCCGGTTCCGCATCCGCAGCCGCGCGCAGGCCCGGGTGACCGGCAGCGCCACGCACACGCAGGTGCGCCGCGCGCGGGCGCTGCTCGAGGTCAACGGCACCACCCAGCCGCTGCACCCGCCGGGCGTCGTCGTGGGCCGCGGCACCGAGGCGGACGTCCGGATCAACGACCCCGGCGTCAGCCGGCGGCACGTGGAGTTCGGCGTGACCACCGAGCGGCGCGCCGGCGACGAGACCGTCCGGGTCGAGGTCCGCGACCTCGGCTCCACCAACGGGATGCTCGTGGACGGGCAGAAGATGGCCCGCGCGGCGCTGCACGACGGCGCCGAGGTGCGCATCGGCAACACCACGATGACGGTCCGCATCGTCGAGGAGGACGGCTGGGATGTCTGA
- a CDS encoding glucose-1-phosphate cytidylyltransferase produces MDPTYPDLADVPVVILCGGMGTRLREATEKLPKPLVDIGGRPILWHIMKTYSHYGFRRFVLCLGYKGDEIRQYFLDYRALRNDFTLSLREDGAPRWCGQERQEDWEITFADTGLLTGTGARVRRVEPYIDSDVFMLTYGDGIGAVDLDALVRTHVQQGRVGTVTAVHPQSRYGEMHVEDGRVSEFNEKPTLATGWVNGGFFMFDRVMLDKYLDDDPDLFLEKKPLQRMAADDELAMNPHEGFWMGMDTFRDWTELNKLWDSGEAPWKVWED; encoded by the coding sequence ATGGACCCGACGTACCCCGACCTGGCCGACGTGCCGGTAGTGATCCTCTGCGGAGGGATGGGCACGCGGTTGCGCGAGGCCACCGAGAAGCTGCCCAAGCCTCTCGTCGACATCGGCGGCCGGCCCATCCTCTGGCACATCATGAAGACCTACTCCCACTACGGCTTCCGGCGCTTCGTGCTGTGCCTGGGCTACAAGGGCGACGAGATCCGGCAGTACTTCCTCGACTACCGCGCGCTGCGCAACGACTTCACCCTGTCGCTGCGCGAGGACGGCGCGCCCCGCTGGTGCGGGCAGGAGCGCCAGGAGGACTGGGAGATCACGTTCGCGGACACGGGGCTGCTCACCGGCACCGGCGCCCGTGTGCGCCGGGTCGAGCCGTACATCGACAGCGACGTCTTCATGCTCACCTACGGCGACGGGATCGGGGCCGTCGACCTCGACGCGCTGGTCCGGACCCACGTCCAGCAGGGCCGGGTCGGGACCGTCACCGCGGTCCACCCGCAGAGCAGGTACGGCGAGATGCACGTCGAGGACGGCCGGGTCAGCGAGTTCAACGAGAAGCCGACGCTCGCGACCGGCTGGGTCAACGGCGGCTTCTTCATGTTCGACCGCGTGATGCTGGACAAGTACCTCGACGACGACCCGGACCTGTTCCTGGAGAAGAAGCCGCTGCAGCGCATGGCGGCCGACGACGAGCTCGCGATGAACCCGCACGAGGGGTTCTGGATGGGGATGGACACCTTCCGGGACTGGACCGAGCTCAACAAGCTGTGGGACTCCGGCGAGGCCCCCTGGAAGGTCTGGGAGGACTGA
- a CDS encoding FtsW/RodA/SpoVE family cell cycle protein, which produces MAGAQQGAIMGFVHRRRRGAELFLLVLALAVGIGAYAAVGIGVEGEVPVDLLGYGGWLAGLVVAAHVVIRFVAPYADPVLLPVVAALNGLGLAVIHRLDLAAGDTTFARQQLTWMTLGVVLFIGTLIVIRDHRVLTRFTYTSGLGAIVLLLLPLVPGIGKTINGARIWIGVGPFSFQPGEVAKVLLVVAFAGYLVLHRDALALAGRRLVFVDLPRGRDLGPILAMWLISLGILVFQRDLGSSLLFFGLFLVMLYVATERPGWLVVGSAMFLAGAVVAWRLFGHVQDRVDLWLDPFAYYGEGTSDNGRQIVESMFGMSWGGLLGRGFGEGSPWRISYAESDFIVASIGEELGLTGVMAVLLMYGLIVERSLRAALISRDAFGKLVATGLASVFALQVFVVVGGVTRLIPLTGLTTPFLSYGGSSLVANWVIIALVIRVSDLARRPVPTADTDDDDAAAETTQVVRLS; this is translated from the coding sequence ATGGCGGGCGCGCAGCAGGGCGCGATCATGGGCTTCGTCCACCGGCGCCGCCGGGGCGCCGAGCTGTTCCTGCTCGTCCTGGCCCTCGCGGTCGGCATCGGGGCGTACGCCGCCGTCGGCATCGGCGTCGAGGGCGAGGTCCCCGTCGACCTCCTCGGGTACGGCGGCTGGCTGGCCGGCCTGGTGGTGGCCGCACACGTGGTGATCCGCTTCGTGGCGCCGTACGCCGACCCGGTGCTGCTGCCCGTGGTGGCCGCGCTCAACGGGCTCGGGCTCGCGGTGATCCACCGCCTGGACCTGGCCGCGGGCGACACGACGTTCGCCCGCCAGCAGCTGACCTGGATGACCCTCGGCGTCGTCCTCTTCATCGGCACACTGATCGTCATCCGCGACCACCGCGTGCTGACCCGCTTCACCTACACCAGCGGGCTCGGCGCGATCGTGCTGCTGCTGCTGCCGCTGGTCCCCGGGATCGGCAAGACCATCAACGGCGCGCGGATCTGGATCGGCGTCGGGCCGTTCAGCTTCCAGCCCGGCGAGGTCGCCAAGGTGCTCCTCGTGGTCGCCTTCGCCGGCTACCTGGTGCTCCACCGCGACGCGCTGGCGCTGGCCGGCCGGCGGCTGGTCTTCGTCGACCTCCCCCGCGGCCGCGACCTGGGTCCGATCCTCGCGATGTGGCTGATCAGCCTCGGCATCCTGGTCTTCCAGCGCGACCTCGGCTCCAGCCTGCTCTTCTTCGGCCTCTTCCTGGTCATGCTCTACGTCGCCACCGAGCGTCCCGGCTGGCTGGTCGTGGGCTCGGCGATGTTCCTGGCCGGCGCGGTCGTCGCGTGGCGCCTCTTCGGCCACGTGCAGGACCGGGTCGACCTCTGGCTCGACCCCTTCGCCTACTACGGCGAGGGCACCAGCGACAACGGCCGCCAGATCGTCGAGTCGATGTTCGGCATGTCCTGGGGCGGCCTGCTCGGCCGCGGCTTCGGCGAGGGCAGCCCGTGGCGGATCTCCTACGCGGAGTCCGACTTCATCGTCGCCTCGATCGGCGAGGAGCTCGGCCTGACCGGCGTCATGGCCGTCCTGCTGATGTACGGCCTGATCGTGGAGCGCTCGCTGCGGGCCGCGCTGATCTCGCGCGACGCGTTCGGCAAGCTGGTCGCCACGGGGCTCGCGAGCGTCTTCGCGCTCCAGGTGTTCGTGGTCGTCGGAGGTGTCACCCGGCTGATCCCGCTCACCGGCCTGACCACCCCGTTCCTCTCCTACGGCGGCTCCTCGCTGGTCGCGAACTGGGTGATCATCGCGCTCGTGATCCGCGTCTCCGACCTCGCCCGCCGGCCGGTCCCGACCGCGGACACCGACGACGACGACGCCGCCGCCGAGACCACCCAGGTGGTACGCCTGTCATGA
- a CDS encoding NAD(P)-dependent oxidoreductase: MRVLVTGTDGYLGSLLAPELLRDGHDVLGVDTGFYKHGWLYHGVDAVAHTIATDIRRLTPAHLEGVDAVVHMAELSNDPLGELSPTITYDVNHAGSVRLAQLAKEAGVSRFVYMSSCSVYGVADGEVDEESPIDPQTAYAECKALVERDVTAMADDDFSPTFMRNATAYGASPRMRFDIVLNNLCGLAWTQGRIALNSDGTPWRPLVHALDIAQAIQLALVAPREIVHAETFNVGDSAHNYRVRDIAEIVAETFPGCELTLGASGGDNRSYRVSFEKIANKLPGFSCDWDAVRGARQLHDVFSAIALDEQTFTGRGHTRLLQLKHLIDTGQLDDQLFWRTR; the protein is encoded by the coding sequence ATGCGCGTCCTGGTCACCGGAACCGACGGCTACCTCGGGTCGCTGCTCGCCCCCGAGCTGCTCCGCGACGGGCACGACGTCCTCGGCGTCGACACCGGCTTCTACAAGCACGGGTGGCTCTACCACGGCGTGGACGCCGTCGCGCACACGATCGCCACCGACATCCGCCGGCTCACGCCCGCCCACCTCGAGGGGGTCGACGCGGTGGTGCACATGGCCGAGCTGTCCAACGACCCGCTCGGCGAGCTGTCGCCGACGATCACCTACGACGTCAACCACGCCGGTTCGGTGCGCCTGGCCCAGCTGGCCAAGGAGGCCGGCGTCTCCCGGTTCGTGTACATGTCGTCGTGCAGCGTGTACGGCGTCGCCGACGGCGAGGTCGACGAGGAGTCGCCGATCGACCCGCAGACGGCGTACGCCGAGTGCAAGGCGCTGGTGGAGCGGGACGTCACGGCGATGGCCGACGACGACTTCTCCCCGACGTTCATGCGCAACGCGACCGCCTACGGGGCCTCGCCCCGGATGCGCTTCGACATCGTGCTCAACAACCTGTGCGGGCTCGCCTGGACGCAGGGACGGATCGCGCTGAACAGCGACGGCACGCCGTGGCGTCCGCTCGTCCACGCCCTCGACATCGCCCAGGCCATCCAGCTCGCGCTGGTCGCGCCGCGCGAGATCGTCCACGCGGAGACGTTCAACGTGGGCGACAGCGCCCACAACTACCGGGTGCGCGACATCGCCGAGATCGTGGCGGAGACCTTCCCCGGGTGCGAGCTCACCCTCGGCGCCAGCGGCGGCGACAACCGCAGCTACCGGGTCTCCTTCGAGAAGATCGCGAACAAGCTGCCCGGCTTCAGCTGCGACTGGGACGCCGTGCGCGGCGCCCGCCAGCTGCACGACGTCTTCAGCGCCATCGCCCTGGACGAGCAGACCTTCACCGGCCGCGGGCACACCCGCCTGCTCCAGCTCAAGCACCTCATCGACACCGGCCAGCTCGACGACCAGCTCTTCTGGAGGACCCGATGA
- a CDS encoding PP2C family serine/threonine-protein phosphatase, which translates to MSLLLHWSAISDVGRVRKDNQDSGYAGPWLLTVCDGVGGAARGDIASSTAVAQLRRLDEQPTGEPDDLLGLVSGALHRAHDRINDLVDEDPSINGTSTTATVALFDGRRIAMGHVGDSRAYLWRAGRLSQLTKDHTFVQTLIDEGRISEAESRVHPHRNLILKALGGPGDVEPDLFLVELEAGDRLLLCSDGASGVLDDARLGDIVGTGSPDYAAVELVRASLEAGSSDNVTCIVADVLTEEQASADASWAELEPMLVGAASELRRKPSRGTKPGSGGLFRGHRSGDTGELEPVQADIPDDVPFAISSDPLDPETARYAPRPPRRLAWLRPLFGILVLGGIVWVAAAVAWSWSQDQYFVGEEEGAVVIYRGLNTDLPGVPLNEPFETTDVELDRLSDFDAGKVREGIEVDDLDDARRAVDNLAAKQAPVDEPADDSTAASGEPTAGATDSPTGGATGGTTPAPPGPASGSGPGSATEEP; encoded by the coding sequence GTGAGCCTGCTCCTGCACTGGTCGGCGATCTCCGACGTGGGTCGGGTGCGCAAGGACAACCAGGACTCGGGGTACGCCGGCCCCTGGCTGCTCACCGTGTGCGACGGCGTCGGCGGCGCGGCCCGCGGCGACATCGCCTCCAGCACGGCGGTCGCCCAGCTGCGACGGCTCGACGAGCAGCCCACCGGCGAGCCCGACGACCTCCTCGGGCTGGTCTCCGGCGCCCTGCACCGCGCGCACGACCGGATCAACGACCTGGTCGACGAGGACCCCTCGATCAACGGCACCAGCACCACCGCCACGGTCGCGCTCTTCGACGGGCGCCGCATCGCCATGGGCCACGTCGGCGACAGCCGTGCCTACCTCTGGCGCGCGGGGCGGCTCTCCCAGCTCACCAAGGACCACACCTTCGTCCAGACCCTCATCGACGAGGGCCGGATCAGCGAGGCCGAGTCGCGGGTGCACCCGCACCGCAACCTGATCCTCAAGGCCCTCGGCGGACCCGGCGACGTAGAGCCGGACCTGTTCCTCGTCGAGCTCGAGGCCGGCGACCGCCTGCTGCTGTGCAGCGACGGCGCGAGCGGCGTCCTCGACGACGCCCGCCTCGGCGACATCGTGGGGACCGGCTCGCCCGACTACGCCGCCGTCGAGCTGGTCCGGGCCAGCCTCGAGGCCGGCAGCTCCGACAACGTCACCTGCATCGTCGCCGACGTCCTCACCGAGGAGCAGGCGTCCGCCGACGCCTCCTGGGCCGAGCTGGAGCCGATGCTCGTCGGTGCCGCCAGCGAGCTGCGCCGCAAGCCGTCGCGGGGCACCAAGCCGGGCTCGGGCGGCCTCTTCCGCGGCCACCGCTCGGGCGACACCGGGGAGCTCGAGCCGGTGCAGGCCGACATCCCCGACGACGTGCCGTTCGCGATCTCCTCCGACCCCCTCGACCCCGAGACGGCCCGCTACGCCCCCCGGCCGCCGCGGCGGCTGGCCTGGCTCCGGCCGCTGTTCGGGATCCTCGTCCTCGGGGGGATCGTGTGGGTCGCGGCCGCCGTGGCGTGGTCGTGGAGCCAGGACCAGTACTTCGTCGGCGAGGAGGAGGGCGCGGTGGTCATCTACCGCGGCCTCAACACCGACCTGCCCGGCGTGCCGCTCAACGAGCCGTTCGAGACCACCGACGTCGAGCTGGACCGCCTCTCGGACTTCGACGCGGGCAAGGTCCGCGAGGGCATCGAGGTCGACGACCTCGACGACGCCCGCCGCGCCGTGGACAACCTGGCCGCCAAGCAGGCCCCGGTCGACGAGCCGGCCGACGACAGCACCGCGGCGAGCGGCGAGCCCACCGCCGGCGCCACGGACAGCCCCACCGGCGGTGCCACCGGCGGGACCACGCCCGCGCCGCCGGGCCCCGCGTCCGGGTCCGGCCCGGGCTCGGCGACGGAGGAGCCCTGA
- a CDS encoding sugar transferase — translation MTQSKLQEPAIGGGKGPTSAPLTGTGSAGSELPGTALPALRAALSPLLLDGVRPALLLADVAGCAAAGLLTASPVTAVLVLTVAVVVLHATGGLYRSRLQLSLLDDLPSLLGRWMVASAALLTVVATSTELGARTAGFALVALGCMLVARTGCYAAVRWMRRIGLVTHSTLIVGTGAAGRRVAEILHHHPEYGLRPSGFLSTRSVATDELGAPVVGDPSHLSEILQRSETRVVVLAYAQVPDPVLVNLIRACHRSTCELFLVPRLYELHQVSDDMEMIWGVPLVRLRRSAGRSVSWQFKRLLDVLVAGTAALLLAPVLAACALAVRWEGGPGVIFRQTRVGMDGRPFELLKFRSLAPVDEHESGTRWNIANDDRLGPVGRFLRVSSLDELPQLWNILRGDMSMVGPRPERPQFVDQFALRYPGYIARHRVPSGLTGLAQVHGLRGDTDIDDRARFDNFYIENWSLWLDIKILLRTAVSVFTARGA, via the coding sequence ATGACGCAGAGCAAGCTGCAGGAGCCCGCGATCGGCGGCGGGAAGGGGCCCACCAGCGCCCCGCTCACCGGCACGGGCTCCGCCGGGAGCGAGCTCCCCGGCACCGCGCTGCCGGCGCTGCGCGCGGCGTTGTCGCCGCTGCTGCTGGACGGCGTGCGACCGGCGCTGCTGCTGGCCGACGTGGCCGGCTGCGCGGCTGCCGGCCTGCTGACGGCGTCGCCGGTGACCGCGGTGCTGGTGCTGACCGTCGCGGTCGTCGTGCTGCACGCCACCGGCGGTCTCTACCGGTCCCGGCTCCAGCTCTCGCTGCTCGACGACCTCCCGTCCCTGCTGGGCCGCTGGATGGTCGCCAGCGCCGCGCTGCTGACCGTCGTCGCGACGTCGACGGAGCTCGGCGCGCGGACCGCAGGGTTCGCGCTGGTCGCGCTGGGGTGCATGCTGGTCGCCCGCACCGGCTGCTACGCCGCGGTGCGGTGGATGCGCCGCATCGGCCTGGTCACCCACTCGACCCTGATCGTGGGGACCGGCGCCGCGGGCCGGCGGGTCGCCGAGATCCTGCACCACCACCCGGAGTACGGCCTGCGGCCCAGTGGCTTCCTGAGCACCCGCAGCGTCGCGACCGACGAGCTCGGCGCGCCGGTGGTCGGGGACCCGAGCCACCTCTCGGAGATCCTGCAGCGCTCCGAGACCAGGGTCGTGGTGCTCGCCTACGCCCAGGTGCCGGACCCGGTGCTGGTGAACCTGATCCGCGCCTGCCACCGGTCGACCTGCGAGCTGTTCCTGGTGCCCCGCCTCTACGAGCTGCACCAGGTCTCCGACGACATGGAGATGATCTGGGGCGTCCCTCTGGTGCGCCTGCGGCGGTCCGCCGGCCGCAGCGTCTCCTGGCAGTTCAAGCGCCTGCTCGACGTGCTGGTCGCCGGGACGGCCGCGCTGCTGCTCGCCCCGGTGCTCGCGGCCTGTGCCCTCGCCGTGCGCTGGGAGGGCGGGCCGGGCGTGATCTTCCGGCAGACGCGCGTGGGCATGGACGGCCGCCCGTTCGAGCTGCTGAAGTTCCGCTCCCTCGCTCCCGTCGACGAGCACGAGTCCGGCACCCGCTGGAACATCGCGAACGACGACCGGCTGGGACCGGTGGGCCGGTTCCTGCGGGTCAGCTCCCTCGACGAGCTGCCCCAGCTGTGGAACATCCTGCGCGGCGACATGAGCATGGTCGGCCCGCGGCCCGAGCGTCCGCAGTTCGTCGACCAGTTCGCGCTCCGCTACCCCGGCTACATCGCCCGCCACCGGGTGCCGAGCGGTCTCACCGGCCTCGCCCAGGTCCACGGCCTGCGCGGCGACACCGACATCGACGACCGCGCCCGCTTCGACAACTTCTACATCGAGAACTGGTCGCTCTGGCTCGACATCAAGATCCTGCTGCGCACCGCCGTCTCGGTCTTCACGGCGCGGGGTGCCTGA
- a CDS encoding FHA domain-containing protein, with amino-acid sequence MSELTLFLIRVAYLAILWIFVLSAISVIRSDMFGARVPEAARGAAEPRGRRGGGRAPKAKPPSKRRGSPTHVIVTEGSNVGERAELDQGPVLIGRGSDAAIRLDDDYVSTRHARIAASGDEWFVEDLGSTNGTYIGSVRITQPTTVTLGSHVRIGKTILELRK; translated from the coding sequence ATGTCTGAGCTGACGCTGTTCCTCATCCGGGTCGCCTACCTGGCGATCCTCTGGATCTTCGTGCTCTCCGCGATCTCGGTCATCCGCTCCGACATGTTCGGCGCGCGCGTGCCCGAGGCCGCCCGGGGTGCCGCCGAGCCGCGCGGGCGCCGCGGCGGCGGGCGCGCGCCGAAGGCCAAGCCGCCGAGCAAGCGGCGCGGCTCCCCCACCCACGTCATCGTCACCGAGGGCAGCAACGTCGGTGAGCGCGCCGAGCTCGACCAGGGCCCCGTGCTCATCGGCCGCGGCTCCGACGCCGCGATCCGCCTCGACGACGACTACGTCTCCACCCGGCACGCCCGGATCGCCGCGTCGGGCGACGAGTGGTTCGTCGAGGACCTCGGCTCCACCAACGGCACCTACATCGGCAGCGTCCGGATCACCCAGCCCACCACGGTCACGCTCGGCTCGCACGTGCGGATCGGCAAGACCATCCTGGAGCTCCGCAAGTGA